One window of Manihot esculenta cultivar AM560-2 chromosome 17, M.esculenta_v8, whole genome shotgun sequence genomic DNA carries:
- the LOC110605004 gene encoding 21 kDa protein, with protein METQTQRPLILSLLFATFLLHLQPIATVASAYPAPAPQSNSTDYIRTSCGATLYPEICFTSLSRYASAVQQDPARLARVAIGVSLSRARHMAVYVSNISREADYGSDHRAAAALHDCYSNFGDAVDEIHGSLKQMRQIGAAGSSAEAFRFQMSNVQTWMSAALTDEETCTDGFEDVPDGPVKSDVCERAADVKKFTSNALALVNSYAAKGMP; from the coding sequence ATGGAGACACAAACACAACGGCCTCTTATTCTCTCCCTCCTCTTCGCCACCTTTCTCCTCCATCTCCAACCAATCGCCACCGTCGCTTCCGCCTACCCCGCCCCCGCCCCCCAATCTAATAGCACCGATTACATACGCACCAGCTGCGGTGCAACATTGTATCCCGAAATCTGCTTCACTTCCCTTTCCCGCTACGCCAGTGCTGTCCAGCAGGACCCCGCCCGTCTCGCTCGAGTGGCCATAGGCGTAAGCCTTTCGCGTGCCAGACACATGGCTGTCTACGTCTCTAACATCTCACGCGAAGCAGACTACGGCTCCGACCATCGCGCAGCCGCTGCACTACACGACTGCTACTCAAACTTCGGAGACGCTGTAGACGAGATCCACGGCTCGCTCAAGCAGATGCGACAGATTGGAGCGGCGGGCTCATCGGCAGAGGCATTCCGTTTCCAAATGAGCAACGTGCAGACGTGGATGAGCGCTGCGTTGACGGACGAAGAAACTTGTACGGACGGTTTTGAGGATGTTCCGGATGGGCCGGTGAAATCAGACGTGTGTGAACGTGCGGCGGATGTGAAGAAATTTACCAGTAACGCTCTTGCTCTAGTTAATAGTTATGCTGCGAAAGGAATGCCTTGA
- the LOC122722247 gene encoding uncharacterized protein LOC122722247, whose protein sequence is MAVPAYANIRWDGNIINNSDGYDYDGGFSKIVPIGKRINFSQMVGKIARAIGLSKNNEYIETISFRKPTIVDGSLKFECMDIWGEDDMCSMFNYLYQIGGLPGIEIYVKVLRCADATNEDVDIGPSGTAVESNAKQCEEQNVVDDYELSDSLPRPSSNLSHTVQDENEDDDDDDDDSWMSTEDDDDDDYGQEGNVSESEYYNTQFSNPILPVVHPPPYAEIDFDLLRVDPYDKAEGRSFWDPSKEFSVGMIFSSRDAVAAAAKEYHLRHHHQFCYHETREKTYSIKCKDKDSGCPWRLRASKTEGSDIWKITRYSGPHTCTNPQLTKNHSQLDENFICSFIFALIEQQPDIKIAALQAEVRDKFGYEPSYQKTWKAKQKAIARLYGGWDESYGRLRRFMTALHHFNPETVYMIEDNPHWINERLNPMCRVFDRMFWAFKQSIEGFKYCRPVVSIDGTFLYGKYTGCILCATALDGNNQLFPLAFAIVDKEDGDNWSWFLDCLRIFVTNREDLCVISDRHAGILKAMQKDWWQPPAGHHRYCIRHVLSNYNKTFKNAVIKEALRKAANENQKRKFYEAMNNIREVHPESYDWAMKINLEKWTRSHDGGQRYGVMTTNMAESLNGMMKGFRALPITAMVEKIFFQCVHYFDTRRTTFLDQQMKGYIFSQFCSETLRANAIKANGHRVRRFNSQTMVCEIITANGRQKQVVKLMDQTCTCGKFQEIRIPCSHAIAACMSHSIDYEQFVSDYYKLDRTIQCYAYTFHPLGHPDYWPAADGLPLVPDICRTRKKGRPRSSRIRNEMDWRSSQIKETSRVHCSVCGRVGHNKKTCMGVESSR, encoded by the exons atGGCAGTTCCTGCATATGCGAATATTCGTTGGGatggaaatattataaataattctgATGGATACGATTATGATGGAGGTTTTTCAAAAATTGTTCCAATAGGTAAACGGATAAATTTTAGTCAAATGGTCGGGAAAATTGCTCGTGCAATTGGATTATCGAAGAATAATGAATATATAGAGACGATTAGTTTTAGAAAGCCTACAATTGTGGATGGATCTTTAAAATTTGAATGCATGGATATATGGGGGGAAGATGATATGTGTAGTATGTTTAATTACTTATATCAGATTGGTGGTCTGCCTGGTATAGAAATATATGTTAAGGTACTTCGTTGTGCTGATGCGACGAATGAGGATGTTGATATAGGTCCATCTGGAACTGCTGTAGAATCAAATGCGAAACAATGTGAAGAGCAAAATGTAGTTGATGATTATGAGTTATCTGATAGTCTTCCAAGGCCGTCAAGTAATTTATCTCATACAGTTCAGGATGAGAACGAGGATGATGATGACGATGACGATGATTCATGGATGTCTactgaggatgatgatgatgatgattatggTCAGGAGGGTAATGTGAGTGAATCTGAATATTACAACACACAATTTAGTAATCCTATTTTGCCTGTTGTTCATCCTCCCCCATACGCAGAAATAGACTTCGATTTGCTGAGGGTTGATCCTTATGACAAGGCAGAAGGCCGTTCCTTTTGGGATCCTTCCAAAGAATTTTCAGTTGGGATGATTTTTTCTTCGAGAGATGCAGTGGCTGCAGCTGCAAAAGAATATCATCTAAGACATCATCATCAATTTTGTTATCATGAAACAAGAGAGAAAACTTATTCTATCAAGTGTAAAGACAAAGACAGTGGGTGTCCATGGAGGCTTCGAGCATCAAAGACAGAAGGTTCAGATATATGGAAAATTACGAGATACAGTGGACCGCACACATGTACAAATCCTCAGTTGACAAAAAATCATAGCCAATTAGATGAAAATTTCATTTGTTCGTTCATATTTGCATTAATTGAACAGCAGCCCGATATAAAAATTGCTGCACTACAAGCGGAAGTGCGGGATAAATTTGGGTACGAGCCGTCTTATCAGAAGACATGGAAAGCTAAGCAGAAGGCAATTGCAAGGCTTTATGGGGGTTGGGATGAATCATACGGTCGTTTGCGTAGATTCATGACTGCTCTTCATCATTTTAATCCAGAAACAGTATACATGATTGAAGATAATCCACATTGGATAAATGAGAGGTTGAATCCGATGTGTCGTGTATTTGACCGTATGTTTTGGGCTTTCAAGCAATCGATTGAGGGGTTTAAATATTGCCGACCTGTTGTCTCAATCGatgggactttcctatatggaAAATACACTGGGTGTATACTGTGTGCAACCGCACTCGATGGAAATAATCAACTATTTCCATTAGCATTTGCCATTGTTGATAAGGAAGACGGTGATAATTGGTCGTGGTTTTTGGATTGTTTGAGGATCTTTGTGACCAATCGAGAAGATTTGTGTGTAATTTCAGATCGTCATGCTGGAATTCTTAAGGCAATGCAGAAAGATTGGTGGCAACCTCCAGCTGGTCATCACCGTTACTGCATAAGACATGTTCTGAGTAATTACAATAAAACATTCAAGAATGCAGTAATAAAGGAAGCGTTGCGCAAGGCAG CAAATGAAAAccagaaaagaaagttttacgAGGCAATGAATAATATTCGGGAGGTGCACCCTGAATCATATGATTGGGCAATGAAGATTAATTTAGAGAAATGGACGAGATCACACGATGGTGGACAGAGGTATGGCGTGATGACAACAAACATGGCTGAATCTCTGAATGGCATGATGAAAGGATTTAGGGCGTTGCCTATAACGGCAAtggttgaaaaaatatttttccagtGTGTTCATTACTTTGATACGCGGAGGACAACTTTTCTGGATCAACAAATGAAGGGCTATATTTTCAGTCAATTTTGCAGTGAAACTCTGCGTGCTAATGCAATAAAGGCGAATGGACACAGGGTTAGACGATTTAACAGTCAGACCATGGTTTGCGAAATAATTACTGCAAATGGTCGGCAAAAGCAAGTGGTCAAACTCATGGATCAAACATGCACATGTGGCAAATTTCAGGAGATAAGAATACCTTGTTCTCATGCTATTGCTGCATGCATGTCACATTCAATTGACTACGAACAATTTGTATCTGACTACTATAAATTGGATCGTACAATCCAGTGTTATGCGTACACGTTTCATCCTCTTGGACATCCTGACTATTGGCCTGCAGCAGATGGACTTCCTCTCGTGCCTGACATTTGTAGAACAAGAAAGAAAGGACGACCGAGATCTTCTAGAATACGTAATGAAATGGACTGGAGGTCTAGCCAAATAAAAGAAACGTCCAGAGTTCATTGTTCCGTATGTGGAAGGGTGGGCCACAATAAAAAAACTTGTATGGGTGTGGAATCTAGTAGATAA